One window of Myxococcus fulvus genomic DNA carries:
- the lon gene encoding endopeptidase La has protein sequence MFFGRDDKKEAQKRGLTVPLLPLRDIIVFPHMVVPLFVGREKSIAALKDAMAHKGPDDKAVILLAAQKKAKTNDPSPDDIFHFGTMGHVIQLLPLPDGTVKVLVEGVKRAKVKKFHPNDAFFMVEVEEVEEQTEKSVELEALVRSVHSVFEAFVKLNKRIPPEMLMQVASIDDPARLADTIVAHLSLKLNDKQALLETESPAKRLEKLYELMQGEIEILQVEKKIRTRVKKQMEKTQKEYYLNEQMQAIQKELGERDEFKNEIQEIEEKLKNKRMSKEATLKVKKELKKLRMMSPMSAEATVVRNYIDWIISLPWYDETQDRLDVTEAETVLNEDHYGLKKPKERILEYLAVQQLVKKLKGPVLCFVGPPGVGKTSLARSIARATGRKFVRLSLGGVRDEAEIRGHRRTYIGAMPGKLIQSLKKAGSNNPVFLLDEIDKMSTDFRGDPSAALLEVLDPEQNHNFNDHYLDLDYDLSKVMFICTANTMHNIPGPLQDRMEVIRIAGYTEPEKLSIARRYLIPKEQEANGLTDVKVDFSHEALRTIIHRYTRESGVRSLEREIGGVFRKIARDVLKNGKRDIEVDRKTAMKFLGTPRYRYGVAEREDQVGIVTGLAWTELGGEILTTEATVMPGKGKLIITGKLGEVMQESAQAAMSYVRSRADRFGIDRKVFENYDIHVHLPEGAIPKDGPSAGVTICTALVSALTRVLIRRDVAMTGEITLRGRVLPIGGLKEKTLAAHRAGIKTVLIPKANKKDLKDIPLKIRKQLRIVPVEFVDDVLREALVLEKPEEFGRGKPSADGLKSPTAVEAPAAPASAPA, from the coding sequence ATGTTCTTCGGACGTGACGACAAGAAGGAAGCCCAGAAGCGGGGACTCACCGTCCCGCTCTTGCCCCTTCGGGACATCATCGTGTTCCCGCACATGGTGGTTCCGCTGTTCGTCGGCCGGGAGAAGTCCATCGCCGCGTTGAAGGACGCGATGGCTCACAAGGGGCCGGACGACAAGGCCGTCATCCTGCTGGCCGCCCAGAAGAAGGCCAAGACGAACGACCCCTCTCCCGACGACATCTTCCACTTCGGCACCATGGGGCACGTCATCCAGCTCCTGCCGCTGCCGGACGGCACCGTGAAGGTGCTGGTGGAAGGGGTGAAGCGCGCGAAGGTGAAGAAGTTCCACCCGAACGACGCCTTCTTCATGGTGGAGGTGGAGGAGGTGGAGGAGCAGACGGAGAAGAGCGTGGAGCTGGAGGCGCTCGTGCGCTCCGTGCACTCTGTGTTCGAGGCCTTCGTCAAGCTCAACAAGCGGATTCCACCTGAGATGCTGATGCAGGTGGCCAGCATCGATGACCCGGCGCGGCTGGCGGACACCATCGTCGCGCACCTGTCGCTCAAGCTGAACGACAAGCAGGCGCTGCTCGAGACCGAGTCTCCCGCGAAGCGGCTGGAGAAGCTCTACGAGCTGATGCAGGGGGAGATCGAGATTCTCCAGGTGGAGAAGAAGATCCGCACCCGCGTCAAGAAGCAGATGGAGAAGACCCAGAAGGAGTACTACCTGAATGAGCAGATGCAGGCCATTCAGAAGGAGCTGGGTGAGCGCGACGAGTTCAAGAACGAGATCCAGGAGATTGAAGAGAAGCTGAAGAACAAGCGGATGAGCAAGGAGGCCACGCTCAAGGTCAAGAAGGAGCTCAAGAAGCTCCGGATGATGAGCCCGATGAGCGCCGAGGCCACGGTCGTCCGCAACTACATCGACTGGATCATCAGCCTGCCCTGGTACGACGAGACCCAGGACCGGCTGGACGTGACGGAAGCGGAGACGGTGCTCAACGAGGACCACTACGGCTTGAAGAAGCCGAAGGAGCGCATCCTCGAGTACCTGGCCGTGCAGCAGCTGGTGAAGAAGCTCAAGGGCCCCGTGCTGTGCTTCGTGGGACCTCCGGGCGTGGGCAAGACGTCGCTGGCGCGTTCCATCGCGCGGGCCACGGGCCGCAAGTTCGTGCGCCTGTCGCTGGGCGGCGTGCGTGACGAGGCGGAGATTCGCGGCCACCGGCGCACGTACATCGGCGCGATGCCGGGCAAGCTCATCCAGTCGCTGAAGAAGGCGGGCAGCAACAACCCGGTCTTCCTGCTCGACGAAATCGACAAGATGTCCACGGACTTCCGAGGCGACCCGAGCGCGGCGCTGCTGGAGGTGCTGGACCCCGAGCAGAACCACAACTTCAACGACCACTACCTGGACCTCGACTACGACCTGTCCAAGGTGATGTTCATCTGCACCGCGAACACGATGCACAACATCCCCGGTCCCTTGCAGGACCGCATGGAGGTGATTCGCATCGCGGGGTACACCGAGCCGGAGAAGCTCTCCATCGCCCGGCGCTACCTCATCCCGAAGGAGCAGGAGGCCAACGGGCTGACGGACGTGAAGGTGGACTTCAGCCACGAGGCGCTGCGGACCATCATCCACCGGTACACGCGCGAGTCCGGCGTTCGTTCGCTCGAGCGTGAGATTGGCGGCGTGTTCCGCAAGATTGCCCGCGACGTGCTGAAGAACGGCAAGCGGGACATCGAGGTGGACCGCAAGACGGCGATGAAGTTCCTGGGCACGCCGCGCTACCGCTACGGCGTGGCGGAGCGCGAGGACCAGGTGGGCATCGTCACCGGCCTTGCGTGGACGGAGCTGGGCGGTGAGATCCTCACCACCGAGGCCACCGTGATGCCGGGCAAGGGCAAGCTCATCATCACCGGCAAGCTGGGCGAGGTGATGCAGGAGTCCGCGCAGGCGGCCATGTCGTACGTGCGCAGCCGGGCCGACCGCTTCGGCATCGACCGCAAGGTGTTCGAGAACTACGACATCCACGTGCACCTGCCCGAGGGCGCGATTCCCAAGGACGGTCCGTCCGCGGGCGTCACCATCTGCACGGCGCTGGTGAGCGCGCTCACGCGGGTCCTCATCCGCCGGGATGTGGCGATGACGGGTGAAATCACGCTGCGTGGGCGGGTGCTGCCCATCGGTGGCCTGAAGGAGAAGACGCTGGCCGCGCACCGCGCGGGCATCAAGACGGTCCTCATCCCGAAGGCGAACAAGAAGGACCTGAAGGACATCCCGCTGAAGATTCGCAAGCAGCTGCGCATCGTCCCGGTGGAGTTCGTGGACGACGTGCTGCGCGAGGCGCTGGTGCTGGAGAAGCCCGAGGAGTTCGGCCGCGGCAAGCCCAGCGCGGATGGCCTCAAGAGCCCCACGGCGGTCGAGGCACCGGCGGCTCCGGCCTCGGCTCCAGCGTAG
- a CDS encoding peptide ABC transporter substrate-binding protein, translating into MPTTLDWSHSDPESWANYPVMLATQKGLTLLGADHSVRPGLAERWERSRDEQGREVYVFHLRGDVRWSDGSPLVARDFVVGWRRALRGRERGEMADLEGASEVLALQDRMAPEADLRAALERVGVEAVDARTLRVTLAHPRSYFLARIANVYIFYPAPSADLEGRSDEEVRDYFDRPREGRPLALGPYRVESWDRAGERVRLVYNPRSAFPPPMAPGEVPVPVITLMKSEIGPALYERDRVDFVFVDSAAALRVKRPEDLQREPLLSTYYLAFNTERAPLDRPEVRRALSRALDREALMAGLLPAARPSHVLLPPELPGAASAEEALRLPHYEPERAKAELASVAGLERPLRLVYRSGDNFVPEVAIAERVAAQLARVGVKVELEARSDFTAEISRRTAKGPRAYDLYLRRLGGDYAHPNTFFTLFERSGNHQTGWETQGGGEPMARFERLLEAGDGEADEARARTMYVQAQEVLVGEQAVIAPLYHPDRYFRARDTLRGLDVDPFNFLALRTLRRAAPTPEQTEVAR; encoded by the coding sequence ATGCCCACCACGCTGGATTGGAGCCATTCGGACCCGGAGAGCTGGGCCAACTATCCGGTGATGCTCGCGACGCAGAAGGGGCTGACGCTGCTGGGCGCGGACCACTCGGTGCGGCCGGGATTGGCGGAGCGGTGGGAGCGCTCTCGCGACGAGCAGGGCCGAGAGGTCTACGTCTTCCACCTGCGGGGGGATGTGCGGTGGTCGGATGGCTCTCCGCTGGTGGCGCGGGACTTCGTCGTGGGGTGGCGGCGCGCGCTGCGCGGACGTGAGCGCGGGGAGATGGCGGACCTGGAGGGCGCGTCGGAGGTGCTGGCGCTGCAGGACCGCATGGCGCCCGAGGCGGACCTCCGCGCGGCGCTGGAGCGCGTGGGCGTGGAGGCGGTGGACGCTCGGACGCTTCGGGTGACGTTGGCGCACCCGCGCAGCTACTTCCTGGCGCGCATCGCGAACGTCTACATCTTCTATCCGGCGCCCTCGGCGGACCTGGAGGGGCGCTCGGATGAGGAGGTCCGTGATTACTTCGACCGGCCTCGTGAGGGTCGGCCGCTGGCCTTGGGGCCGTACCGGGTGGAGAGCTGGGATAGGGCAGGGGAGCGGGTGCGGCTGGTCTACAACCCGCGCTCGGCGTTCCCTCCGCCCATGGCTCCGGGCGAGGTGCCGGTTCCGGTCATCACGCTGATGAAGTCGGAGATTGGCCCCGCGCTGTATGAGCGGGACCGGGTGGACTTCGTCTTCGTGGACAGCGCGGCGGCGCTGCGGGTGAAGCGGCCCGAGGACCTGCAGCGCGAGCCGCTGTTGTCGACGTACTACCTGGCGTTCAACACGGAGCGCGCGCCGCTGGACAGGCCGGAGGTCCGTCGCGCGCTGTCTCGGGCGTTGGACCGGGAGGCGTTGATGGCGGGGTTGCTGCCGGCCGCGCGGCCCTCGCATGTGTTGCTGCCTCCGGAGCTGCCGGGCGCTGCGTCGGCCGAGGAGGCGCTGCGGCTGCCGCACTACGAGCCCGAGCGCGCGAAGGCGGAGCTGGCGTCGGTGGCTGGACTGGAGCGGCCGTTGAGGCTGGTGTACCGCTCGGGGGACAACTTCGTGCCGGAGGTGGCGATCGCCGAGCGCGTGGCGGCGCAGCTCGCGCGGGTGGGCGTGAAGGTGGAGTTGGAGGCTCGCTCCGACTTCACGGCGGAGATTTCGCGGCGCACGGCCAAGGGGCCTCGCGCGTATGACTTGTACCTGCGCCGGCTGGGCGGGGACTACGCGCACCCGAATACGTTCTTCACGCTCTTCGAGCGCTCGGGCAATCACCAGACGGGCTGGGAGACGCAGGGCGGTGGCGAGCCCATGGCGCGCTTCGAGCGACTGCTGGAGGCCGGGGACGGCGAGGCGGACGAGGCGCGTGCGCGGACGATGTATGTGCAGGCGCAGGAGGTGCTGGTGGGGGAGCAGGCGGTGATTGCGCCGCTGTACCACCCGGACCGCTACTTCCGGGCGCGCGACACACTGCGCGGCCTGGATGTGGACCCGTTCAACTTCCTGGCCCTGCGCACGCTGCGCCGGGCCGCGCCGACGCCGGAGCAGACCGAGGTGGCGCGATGA
- a CDS encoding ABC transporter permease subunit, translating into MMAVLQKLARQLVLVPVVAVASYFLMAMLPLTTESDAKRQASPELMASYRRDLGLGEPLGFLRPWEKLWRGERLGTSAQGITGDELARKLSGSVGVGMLALPLALTWAIGFALVRTRWRRGRWSALGDVVPALAFGTPVFIPALLLAPAVVERGHMLPELCAALVTSIWPGIFLGTLVGDSLETELSRDYVRTALGKGLSQGTVLRRHVLPNVLPALLDAVGPVATALLAGSFAAERVLGLPYFGQLYVLAVLNKQVAVVVVATTTFASLLVVVSLAVEVARYVVDPRSREARA; encoded by the coding sequence ATGATGGCCGTGCTCCAGAAGCTCGCGCGGCAGCTCGTGCTGGTGCCCGTGGTCGCGGTGGCCTCGTACTTCCTCATGGCCATGTTGCCACTCACCACGGAGAGCGATGCGAAGCGGCAGGCGTCCCCGGAGCTGATGGCGTCGTATCGCCGGGACCTCGGCCTCGGTGAGCCGCTCGGCTTCCTGCGTCCCTGGGAGAAGCTGTGGCGCGGTGAGCGACTGGGCACGAGCGCGCAGGGAATCACGGGCGATGAGCTGGCTCGCAAGCTGTCGGGCAGCGTCGGCGTGGGGATGCTCGCGCTGCCGCTGGCCCTGACGTGGGCGATAGGCTTCGCGCTCGTCCGTACGCGCTGGCGAAGAGGGCGGTGGTCCGCGCTGGGCGACGTGGTGCCGGCGCTGGCCTTCGGTACACCCGTGTTCATCCCCGCGCTTCTGCTCGCGCCCGCGGTGGTGGAGCGCGGGCACATGCTGCCGGAGCTGTGCGCGGCGCTCGTCACGTCCATCTGGCCGGGCATCTTCCTGGGCACGCTGGTGGGGGACTCGCTGGAGACGGAGCTGTCGCGCGACTACGTGCGCACCGCGCTGGGCAAGGGCCTGTCGCAGGGCACGGTGCTGCGCCGCCATGTGCTTCCGAATGTGCTGCCCGCGCTGCTCGATGCCGTGGGGCCCGTGGCCACGGCGCTGCTCGCGGGCTCGTTCGCCGCCGAGCGCGTGCTGGGGCTGCCGTACTTCGGACAGCTCTATGTGCTCGCGGTGCTCAACAAGCAGGTCGCCGTCGTCGTGGTGGCGACCACCACGTTCGCCTCGCTGCTCGTCGTCGTGAGCCTCGCGGTGGAGGTGGCCCGCTACGTCGTGGACCCTCGCTCGCGGGAGGCCCGCGCATGA
- a CDS encoding ABC transporter permease subunit, which translates to MNRIPVRARFGLVLLIGLGVLSLVAGRLFPDVLANTCPLGVDPTRPDRTVCELAFGGLWVSLAVGLCAGGLSTLIGLVVAAVARLLGGAWEQVLLRGVDAVFALPDVLVVMVLQLAGQSLADAGLGGGLGPFGLMVMSLALVGWAGPARMFRNRLATLEGQEYVAAARALGGGGAHVLRVHLWPALRPFALAVFLSRLPTAILTESTVSFFGIARMEPMSLGRYLGTSYAALIYEGGARVVLPAWALLVMLVLGASLASQALSAGPRKAS; encoded by the coding sequence ATGAACCGCATCCCCGTGCGCGCCCGCTTCGGTTTGGTGCTCCTCATCGGGCTGGGTGTCCTCAGCCTCGTCGCCGGACGGCTGTTCCCGGATGTGCTCGCGAACACGTGCCCCTTGGGTGTGGACCCGACACGTCCGGACCGCACCGTGTGCGAGCTGGCCTTCGGCGGTCTCTGGGTCTCCCTCGCCGTGGGCCTGTGCGCCGGAGGGCTCTCCACCCTCATCGGCCTCGTCGTCGCCGCGGTGGCGCGGCTTCTCGGCGGCGCGTGGGAGCAGGTCCTCTTGCGCGGCGTGGACGCGGTCTTCGCCCTGCCCGACGTGCTCGTCGTCATGGTGCTCCAGCTCGCCGGCCAGTCACTCGCGGACGCGGGGCTCGGCGGTGGACTGGGGCCCTTCGGGTTGATGGTGATGTCGCTCGCGCTGGTGGGGTGGGCCGGGCCCGCGCGCATGTTCCGCAACCGCCTGGCCACGCTCGAGGGCCAGGAGTACGTCGCCGCGGCGCGCGCGCTCGGTGGTGGCGGCGCTCATGTGCTGCGCGTCCACCTGTGGCCCGCGCTCCGGCCCTTCGCGCTCGCCGTGTTCCTGAGCCGCCTGCCCACCGCCATCCTCACCGAGTCCACCGTCAGCTTCTTCGGCATCGCTCGCATGGAGCCGATGTCCCTGGGCCGCTATCTGGGCACCAGCTACGCGGCCCTCATCTACGAGGGCGGCGCGCGCGTGGTGCTCCCCGCCTGG